The sequence gcctcttaattttttgctgacgacaccATAACTTTTGATCTTCACatcggtttgcaatcaaattttgttttacgCAGAAAATTTTATTCAGGTTCCCTTTAAGATAAAGACGCAAGCAATTAAAGTGTTAAACAAAACAGATTTATTTTCTGGAATTATTTAGCAAAGCTCTACTGTGAAATATTAGAGGGGCTTCCTTAATAGAGGGACTCTTAAAAGAGGAAATACAGTAGTTTAGCTgacttaaattttgttttgattataaTTATATACTTAAATCATTTGGTACATATGCTATGACGTTGAAGTCATGTGAGTGACAGATTTTTTAGTTTAATACCAGATAAAAAACTAATGTTATTAAGAGTGCAAGTGGAAGTAAATGACTTGTTGGAAACTGcactgttttttctttttctttttttaggaaTTTCAGCGTAATACGAAAATTAAAGATCATATGAGAGACCATTGTGTTAATGACTTGGTTGAATCTTGGTACCAAATTTTAAAGCTCTATGAACAATGTAATGGTGCTGTGGTATGCCTGTGTTTAAAAGTAATTGGAGCATACATCTCATGGATTGATATCAATCTCATCGCTAATGAAAGGTTTATTAGGTAAATCTCTATTAAACCTGGTTGTGGCGTGGTGTGGGCATAAAGTGTCTAGTGGTGATGTATTCTTAAAAGTAATGAAACTTGGCTCAGTTCAGGAAAACACTATATATATTGATAAAAACTGAAGAAATGCTTGTTGTGTCAAACTGGGTAAATCTTGACATTTAAAAATGgtgtataaaaaaacataattacgTCATTGGGATTAGAAATGACGCCATTTTGATGGATTGGTGTAAAACCAAACATCTCagttgtttttataaatttgaaaaaattaccCTATCCTAAAATTGCCATGCCCCCTTTTTTCCCTACAAGCCTTAATAAATTTTTCGTTAAATTTCACTCACGATTTATGAACAGAAAGGAAATTACGTTTTATAGTTTTAAcaaacatttaattttattttcgaaTCTTTATTTTGTCTTATGTGAAGTCCTATCCATCTTTTGTTTACTTATACTGTGGACATTCTTTTGTTTCAGTTGTTTGTTATCATATTTGGAAAGCGAAGAGATCCGTGAAAGCTCATGTGAATGTCTTTTGGAGATCATTAATAAAGGTTTTTATGATACTtgattttatattaaataacttTAGATTagaatttttcattttgatatATTTATTCTCTACGTTAATGTGTAGGTATGGATGCGGGAGGTAAAACAAGGTTAGTTGAGTCACTATCAGATGCTCTTGTAAAAACCAGAATCATGGAGGTTAACAGCAGCGCTTGTGGTGTAAGTACCAGTTTGACTCTCTGCCTATATTATGTTAGAAAATTATGTTagtattaaattaaatttctttacaaggcaagaaaaattaaaatgatgaATGAtatctacaaaataaaataaaagaacaatCATTAAGTTGGCCCCTGATAAAAAGCATTGTTTTTACGTCCTTGTAAACATTGCTGTTgaatatcattttattttcaggatGTTGACTTTATTGTCAAACTGTCTGCTTTAATCAACGGAATGGGTGTCCAATTGATCACTAGTTTTAACAagtaagaaagaaaaattacaaaaaaattgataagcTGGCAGTATTAAATGAATAGATCATCTTTTGATATGTCTTCACCTTTTCATATGTCTTCCCTTTTTTCTGCTATTACACCAGTTACAAGAGGACTTTAGCTGGAAATAATTTTTAGGGACAGGTAAATTTAGACAtgagttgtttacatttttatatttttgttagatTAACTAAAGAAGAAGCTGAAAATGGTTTGAAATCCGAAATACTACAAGCAGTTGATGCCAAGATACCTCATATGCTTAGGTATGAAAATAAAATGGTAATAACAATCATGTTAAAAAGGTTATTGCAATAAACTCTTAATTTCGAATATTATACCCACAAGCAATGATTTACAGTGTTTTCATATTATACCAGCACActttgaacttgtcaatgttcacaacACTTAGATTCGTTATCTGACACTGCTTATTCTTGCTGATTTCAGCATGGCCTATTTGCTTGATTGAGTCAGAAACTGCGACTAGCGCATTTTTTAACCCTTCTTACCCGCCCTACACATCTGCCAAAGCAGAACTCTCGCAGGCTTTAGCTAAAGAGGATTCGGCAGGTGATGCCAAAATAACTGccattttcaaaacatttttgaactgGATTGTAGTCGTGCATTGATAGACACATTATTGATATAGGTTTATCTGTTAAGTGGAGTATGCACTAGTAAATGCAACCAGTGTAATGCTTCATTTTGTAGCAATACTACTTTTTCTCAGATTTCTTGGTGATGAAGACGATGATATCTCAGAGGCTATGACTGAGTTCTGCCACTCGTATCTTGGTTTATTAAAACAGCTTAATGGTAGCAATTTGATGGATTGTCGAAAACATGTCAAAAACCttcttgttgttattgttaataaaatgaaatatgaCGAAGAATTTAACTTTGAAAATGAAGTGAGAATATTATACTTTGTTGCATTCTGTACacctttttgttgttattgtttggtTGTAATATGCCatgatttattaatttttatatttatatagaatGATGAAGAAGCTGAATTCATTGAATTCcgaaaacaaataaaagttttgttgACAAATCTTGCTGCTttggtaatattttttgttctgtCAAAATAAAAGTTTGTCTGATATGTTTCCAATCATCTATACgttaatttttttccattcaTTGCATAAAATAACCATTGCAATGTatatgtgaattttttttaggaTGGGGATACTGTTCTTTTATCTATACATGAAATTGTTATCCACACTTTAGGGTAAGCTTGTTCTTGTAGTAGTGATGCTTTTCTATGAATAAAACAAATAGTTGATAATTTGTAAGTAAGCACAAGGATTTGTACAAGAATTTTAATACATATATATGATCGTGCATGCCTTTTTGAAATCGCCCGTGCAGTGCATGCATGATTTTAACAGTCAGTTTTGTTATTCTTTAACAACTTTCTTCATTTAAGTGTCAATCTGTGAATTTTTCAACCAGTACTTTTGGATAAATTCAACACATTTATTATGTTATCTCTCTGacctttttcaaaattaaatatGAATTGAACAAGATAGTCGAAAAAAATGTTCAAGACTTTCAGATATTTTCAAATTTGTGGCTTCTTTGTTTACAGTGGTCTCTCCATGTAACTGTATGATAAGAATTTAGtagtgtaaaaaagaaaaaaaaggagtttGGGCCATGTTGACCTTGGTATATGCTGGCATGTGCTTATAAATTTGTATGTAGAATGAATTTGTacgaaaaaaattgttatgcaCAAGGAATAATGACAAGGAATAAAGTACTTATTTTATATGTTTAGAGCTTGGCAAAATTTCTCATTTAAAGACGTAGAAGTTGCAATTTATGTTTTATACTGCTTGGCAGAATCCTTTCCTGTAAGTTTATATGTACGGAGTCTCTTGcttttttgcttttgtttattCTCTTTCTAAAGCGTGCTTGTTATTTCAGGGTCAAGTTTTATACATCGATGAACAAAAGTCTAAAGCTTTTCAAGATATGATGAGTTTGGTAAGTCGTATTTCCTAAAGTAATGGTGGTACTTTTGACTTTATATAAAGCATGGCAGGCTGCAAGACACATGGCTATATAAACACTCTGAGATAACCCTTCTAGTTTACTAGGTCTAAACAGGGTGAATAAGTACCAGTGATGATATTTTTAGAATTACAATCATGAAGAAATTGTATAATTAAACAGCCTGAGAATATTAATATTACATTATAAATTGCTAGGCTGTTATCTGCCTTTCTACTGTGACAATATTGGTTTCATATGCCGCAAATTATTCCAACCGAAGCAACAACATCTCTCGAACAAcccaagaaaatattaaaatgagGGAATTTTGGCAGCTGTTTATTATCTTGTCAGTGATTGtattatttgtatatttttacacATTGGTTTTATAGTGACTAAAATACTATGCCTCTTTCTTTCTAGCTGGTGACAAGTGGCGTGAGTCAACATCCACACAGTGCAGTCAAGTTGGAGTACTTTGAAACCGTTACAAGATATGAACGATTCTTTTACGCTCAGACTGAACACATCCCTGCTGTGCTGGTTAGTTTTAACTGAGTTATGTTTatgaatattaaaattaaaaaatgcacatttatatatatatatttctcacAGCATTGTtgtatgtaatttttatttaactctAACTCTCATTTTGTGAATTAATAACATTCTGTTTTTAGGAATCATTTTTGGATGAACGAGGCCTGCGAAGCATGAATAAGTCTGTTTGCAGTCGTTCAAGCTTTTTGTTCATGAGattcatcaaaagcttaaagtgagtattttctttgcgttgttgttgttgttgttctttttgttgtttgtttttcacttttcattcataataaatattttgttatttatagaAATCAAGTGAATCAGTATGTCGAGGATATATTGAAACGTTTACAAGACTTGTTGGTAACCAATAAACAGGTTTGTTCTTgaacttttgtttatttttttacaaagtttaaaaatgccACTCTCCTTTTAAAAAGCTGTCTAGAGGAGTTTATTGAAAGTACTATAACTGACAACAGTAACTGCAATGGCAAatagtttatatttatatagtttatatagTTCATCTAATTGTAGGCCATGTTTTGACGGAGAAAAGCCAGAGATTAAAATGTGTGTTGTATTGAAATGTGTGTTGTGGTGAAATGTGTGTTGTTGAttcaaagttgttgttttttaaaaaaggcttaCTTTTTAGGACAAATTACAAACACAATTATCAGAAAACGATAGAGTAAgacttttttcttatatttctttATCTTTCTCACAAAGCCAAACTAGAGTTTTTGTCAACATTGGTATATATTTCCCCTACCATAATGCATCAAGCAAATATCTagatactttttaattttttgtgtttttataccAGTTGGGTGGCAAGATTGTGCCTTTATTTAAGGATAGCGGCTTATTTTCCTATGCTGATATAAGCTCTTTTTTTAGGGAGGGGCGAGTACAGTATGTTGGTGTACTAAGATATAGAAAAGTATTTGTTCAATTAAATAAATCCatagaaaaatattgttgtagaaaacgtttttgaatacAGAAACGCAGGAAACTTCTCTTCTAGATATACACATGTTTGTACGTTCATGTTTTCTCTTTAGTATTATTTGTATGAGACCGCAGCTGTTGTGATTTCGTGTAGCAACACCACGCAAGAGGTATGTTTTGTTTCCACACTAGTAGTTtcaatttattataattttaaaaactttaattcgAAAAGCAACCCCTTgatgaaaatcattttttctggAGAACAACAATCTAAAAACAATGCAAAGTGAGCTTGCAGATCTTTCTATAAGTTTGcatgtttgatatttttaaatcttgtacgccagtaaaaactaaaaaccCTTGTAAGCCTTGAAGTATTAAAGATCCTCTAATGTGGATTGTCAATCTATGTGTTTTGTGTTGTTTAATTTGTTGAAGTCCACAAGTGGATTGTCTATTTAAGCAATATAATAATCAATTACAACCGTCCTAAAGTCAAGTTGACTAGTAAGCCCAAAACACGTAAGACGATACAGACGTAACAGgatttttttgagaatttttaCTGAACCTTTTTTTGTTGGGTGGAGTGAATTGAAGAAGCAATGTATTATGTGTTAAAaggcaaaaagaaaaagaagttatgTTCAGTTGTTGATTTAAGCAAACGTGAATTGCAGTTGATATCATAGGGTGTTTgtatataaaagtaaaataagttacacacaaatatgtattttttaactaaaatttaaaGTCACCACCACTAATTTACTacgtaaaaacaaaaacaaacaaaaaaacgttttatcaacagaaaaattatattaacAAGATATTATCGTTTTGTTATCTTCAATTTTCTCATGCAGTTTGCGTTATAAGTTGAACTGTATGTGCATGAACACGTGTTGTGTTTTTAGAAACATCTTGAATTAATGAAATCGTTGCTATCACCAGTTTTGGTTTCATCTCAAACTTTATTAGACCAGGCAAGTAGTTTCTAGAAATTAGTGTTGTCTATGGATAGAACCTTGGTGTATGGCACATGGGATTGTTATAtatgtcttttttatataaatttgttGTCAAAAATAATTTAGCATTCCTCAGTTAAAACAAATCATCTTAAATTTACTTGACAACGCGCACCTGTAAGTGGGGTGGCTCGTCTTTACTTTCAAGAACAGCATGTGTACTTACCAAACCTATCTGTAACGAAATCTTCATTTTCTGCTAGATTTCTAACAGACAGCTTGATAAGGAGCAGTCACTCCAACTGGCTGATGAGTTGCACCATCTAATTGCGTATGCAAGGTAAAACAGATATTTTTTTCTTGGTGCTACATCGTAATCTGTAAAACTTCTCATGTAAACCTTATAACACAGTTATGGTTAAGCAAGACAAAAAATCGACTACCTCGCTCATGTGAGATTTACACCAGGTTAAGCGAAGCAACAAATTGATTGTCTTGTTTATTTCAGTCGTTTTTTATAAAGATTAACACCAATGATGACGATTTGTTAGCTTACTTGCATACTTTAAAGTTTCTGCTGTTCGGCTGTTCGGAGAACATGTAGACGTTCCCAAATTGAAATATTTCACATTTTCATGTGTAAGAAGTATAATACGTTTTACTGGTAGTAGTAGAATATAACCATAAGAAATCAAGGCAGGTTTTTTTTAGACGaataaatatacaaatataaaaattgcaacagggggggggggagagTGAGAGTTCATGTCTACACCACCtctatgttttaaaattttctttttgcacTTTTACGTCTGCTTAGTATTTCAACCAACAAAATGTTTACCTTCATAAACATAACTTTACATATTTTAAGTTTGTAACGAGTCTTACAGGTTAGCACCTGTAATTTTTGTACTTTCGATGTTAAATtgatttttatgttaatttagtCGAGCCAGCAAAGCTTTCAGTACAGCACATACTTTAAAGCAAAGTGGATGTACTGGTTGTTTTACTGAGGTAAGCAGTTGTTGCCAGTGGTTGCTAATTCGTTACGTATACCTTAACTTAATAATTAACTCTTGCGCACATTAAATGTTCGTGTAAAGCTACTGTGCGTACTATTGGCTGTGC is a genomic window of Hydractinia symbiolongicarpus strain clone_291-10 chromosome 14, HSymV2.1, whole genome shotgun sequence containing:
- the LOC130625479 gene encoding exportin-T-like, which encodes MDEGIVQLLTVGDSPGAQTHILSYFEQLKKQDEGWQICGDVLARNLYEDERVKFFCLQVMENHIRLRYQSFNDLHRQKFKLCLQQWFHNCCGTEHKVFIRNKTAQLFCLLFIQEYPEKWSSFFNEMLSLLEGGPLAVDGYLRVLVAIDEEVVARHIPHTQEEFQRNTKIKDHMRDHCVNDLVESWYQILKLYEQCNGAVVCLCLKVIGAYISWIDINLIANERFISCLLSYLESEEIRESSCECLLEIINKGMDAGGKTRLVESLSDALVKTRIMEVNSSACGDVDFIVKLSALINGMGVQLITSFNKLTKEEAENGLKSEILQAVDAKIPHMLRFLGDEDDDISEAMTEFCHSYLGLLKQLNGSNLMDCRKHVKNLLVVIVNKMKYDEEFNFENENDEEAEFIEFRKQIKVLLTNLAALDGDTVLLSIHEIVIHTLGAWQNFSFKDVEVAIYVLYCLAESFPGQVLYIDEQKSKAFQDMMSLLVTSGVSQHPHSAVKLEYFETVTRYERFFYAQTEHIPAVLESFLDERGLRSMNKSVCSRSSFLFMRFIKSLKNQVNQYVEDILKRLQDLLVTNKQDKLQTQLSENDRYYLYETAAVVISCSNTTQEKHLELMKSLLSPVLVSSQTLLDQISNRQLDKEQSLQLADELHHLIAYASRASKAFSTAHTLKQSGCTGCFTEALNLFLHSLTIPVHRNIIHTAVRQYLHRMIICLHEQVLPFVPIAVTHLLKDCEMRDIQDFIPLINQLITRFKNDIAPFLSEILMPLVTQIFTFLQSPVEANDQQALKEKQLLQRSYFLFISTIVNNNILEVLLNQDSSNVKEILLSIVHGAVEIPDPQGQKTCFIIFNKLLEYWGHNEDFKDFIYDSILPSCFRAPLNPAFDLQDAQTMLVLNEIANAQKTTLQKRGVEFIQWLEQSYLPQNNCPVEIIQEYSQAVQTLNVKSFKNYLKAFYSRWKT